From Pseudoalteromonas sp. R3, one genomic window encodes:
- a CDS encoding ATP-binding protein, with protein sequence MQLNVQTYNSASLLIFPSLAASERQHKITDLIELPMDRLQDAMSYFKNEDGSKSKDTDWYESYTLQDQTRHVNFTVSPVRGPDNQLVGITLFGRDTTKEKISEQQVKSANESLERLVQARTAELEAEKAKAVKASAVKSAFISTISHEMRTPLNGILGTLNLIRREPLTKKQLSYLEMTETSSSTLASLINDILDLSKIEAGKLELEQEPLNPISVVEHVVTSISLKAYEKQLTLVVDVTDIDFVELAGDAGRIKQVVFNLVSNAIKFTSKGCVCVRALTTKEEGKVYLTVTVEDTGVGIDKHNHHKIFSAFTQEDSGVSAEFGGTGLGLSICKNLCELMGGEIGFESQKNVGSKFYFTLPFALDTAKPKPHENTLDGRRFELHVEDAREHSYLSHVIDKYGGILVEHDGEFVVLDHDHPHMQNLLDTPVYKRAIVLYSEFTHQNVAQGYLAKLVKPIRLGAFLSVFDQDAIAKMLKNQHQVMVPSIQCTEQNDLGGATVMIVDDNQINREVARGILQGIHAHVVTCQSGHEALSGLLNAEKNNQPVFAVLMDCNMPTMDGYQATRLIREGKGGESFRHIPVIAMTANAMSGERERCLAAGMDDYVTKPIQPKLLFDVLSKFKSYQQPQRQYSSHQLEGTSSTAPSEQSVSVVKEEQTPELSGEVLDVEGTIARLQGDSELYLQICMLFYNKAPQKLLSLKEHCKKQDHGQVKQISHALRGQSADIGAQRLTQLLAKLEEGARHENGADYQALVDSIEAQYLVLEQVLQEGVFNVSPASKQSNEN encoded by the coding sequence ATGCAGTTGAATGTTCAGACGTACAACAGTGCGTCTTTACTGATTTTCCCCAGTCTGGCGGCCAGTGAGCGACAGCACAAAATTACCGATCTGATTGAGTTACCCATGGATCGTTTGCAGGATGCTATGTCTTATTTCAAAAATGAAGACGGCTCAAAATCAAAAGATACCGATTGGTATGAAAGCTACACGCTACAAGACCAGACCCGGCATGTAAACTTTACCGTCTCCCCTGTGCGAGGTCCCGATAATCAGCTGGTTGGGATCACCTTGTTTGGTCGCGACACAACCAAAGAAAAGATTAGCGAGCAGCAAGTTAAAAGTGCCAACGAAAGTTTGGAGCGTTTGGTACAAGCGCGCACGGCAGAGCTGGAAGCAGAAAAAGCCAAGGCAGTGAAAGCGTCGGCGGTTAAGAGTGCCTTTATCTCTACCATCAGCCATGAAATGCGCACCCCACTGAATGGTATTTTGGGCACGCTGAACCTCATTCGCCGCGAACCTCTCACTAAAAAGCAGTTGTCTTATCTGGAAATGACCGAAACCAGCTCATCGACACTGGCCTCTTTGATCAACGATATTCTCGATTTGTCTAAAATTGAGGCTGGTAAATTGGAGCTGGAACAGGAGCCACTCAATCCTATTTCCGTGGTCGAGCATGTTGTCACCTCCATTTCACTAAAAGCGTATGAAAAACAGCTGACCCTTGTGGTAGATGTAACAGACATTGATTTTGTTGAGCTGGCGGGAGATGCCGGGCGCATTAAGCAGGTGGTCTTCAACCTGGTGAGCAATGCCATTAAATTTACCAGTAAGGGATGTGTTTGCGTACGTGCTCTGACGACTAAGGAGGAGGGCAAAGTGTATCTCACTGTGACCGTGGAAGACACAGGAGTTGGGATAGATAAACATAATCATCATAAAATTTTCTCTGCCTTTACTCAGGAAGACAGTGGTGTCAGTGCAGAGTTTGGTGGCACCGGGCTGGGTTTGTCGATTTGCAAAAATCTCTGTGAATTAATGGGCGGAGAAATCGGCTTTGAATCGCAGAAAAACGTCGGCAGCAAGTTTTATTTTACTTTGCCGTTTGCACTGGATACGGCCAAGCCCAAGCCTCATGAAAATACCCTGGATGGCCGGCGCTTCGAGCTTCATGTCGAAGATGCTCGCGAGCACAGCTATCTTTCACATGTGATAGATAAATATGGTGGTATTTTGGTGGAGCATGATGGTGAATTTGTGGTGCTTGACCACGACCATCCCCATATGCAGAATTTGCTCGATACCCCTGTGTATAAGCGAGCCATAGTGCTTTATAGTGAATTTACTCATCAGAATGTCGCCCAGGGATATCTAGCTAAGTTGGTGAAACCTATTCGTTTGGGGGCGTTCCTGTCGGTCTTTGACCAGGATGCAATTGCTAAGATGCTAAAAAATCAGCATCAGGTCATGGTGCCCAGTATACAATGTACGGAGCAGAACGACCTGGGCGGTGCTACGGTGATGATTGTAGATGATAATCAGATCAATCGGGAAGTAGCCCGAGGGATCCTGCAGGGGATCCATGCTCATGTTGTCACTTGCCAATCGGGCCACGAGGCGTTGAGCGGACTATTAAACGCTGAAAAAAATAACCAGCCTGTGTTTGCTGTTTTAATGGACTGCAATATGCCAACCATGGATGGCTATCAGGCAACGCGCTTAATCCGTGAAGGAAAAGGGGGCGAGTCTTTCCGTCATATCCCGGTTATTGCGATGACGGCGAATGCGATGTCAGGCGAGCGAGAACGGTGCCTGGCTGCTGGCATGGATGACTACGTGACTAAGCCTATACAGCCTAAGTTGTTGTTTGATGTATTGTCTAAGTTTAAGTCATACCAACAACCACAAAGACAGTATTCTTCACATCAGTTAGAAGGTACTTCTTCAACAGCACCTTCAGAGCAGAGTGTGTCCGTTGTGAAGGAAGAGCAGACGCCTGAGTTGTCGGGCGAAGTGCTTGATGTAGAGGGGACCATTGCACGTTTGCAAGGTGACTCTGAGCTGTATCTGCAAATTTGTATGCTGTTTTATAATAAAGCGCCCCAGAAACTGTTATCTCTGAAGGAACACTGTAAAAAACAAGATCATGGTCAGGTTAAGCAGATCAGCCATGCTTTGCGCGGACAAAGTGCCGACATAGGGGCGCAGCGGCTGACTCAGTTACTGGCCAAGCTGGAAGAAGGCGCCAGGCATGAAAATGGGGCCGATTACCAAGCCCTGGTCGACAGTATTGAAGCTCAGTATCTGGTACTCGAACAGGTGCTGCAAGAAGGCGTCTTTAATGTGTCGCCAGCGTCAAAACAAAGCAATGAAAACTAA
- a CDS encoding GGDEF domain-containing protein produces the protein MIRLGSMTGWLLCFVFSVSTTAAELASPSVLEKSLAELSDTLKSDFDLSLLPELRALRRDAKAIDALDIVAQTLLLEGQIRQQYGDYQQSLILHNDALQLAIKRKDMVLMAQSRLAIARLEMDLERYNYAQRSLDDVHQLITQLNNNTQTMPYVAQLLLLEHRLWQGYLYVLLGSYHQAVAVLHTDDVVVTGAPELVDKLYLVRAWALLKLGRFKQAQPILNRVAQSDMLIRNQRMKIRFKLLQSMAWLQSGDFQQTLETAMPALMATFATRFLEEQAELQFVLSNAYVQLGDYQQAHLYLKRYALTKDALNFQKRNNKLLQLESQYALATQKQQLSLLEKDNALKAQEIFRHQQILENTRLAQQRGALLLLLALALLGFIYWRWQNKRYLSLLEEQVKQRTAELDERNRQLQALSYSDSLTGLHNRHYFFSEADNLLTQERSVSHSTIFCLIDIDHFKLINDSYGHATGDLVLQQFAEVVTKELRGQDELIRWGGEEFLLVMPQTDMTTAQQIVERLHNAVAQFTFCQDSQPLSCTCSIGFAAFPLRLAETQLGSWEQVLELADNCLYRAKHGGRNAWVGLNLPAQPLGMTLQQVQQNLDAFTVSSTKLAG, from the coding sequence ATGATCCGCTTAGGTTCTATGACAGGCTGGCTGCTATGCTTTGTGTTCAGCGTGAGTACCACAGCTGCAGAGCTGGCGTCACCTAGTGTACTTGAAAAGTCGCTGGCCGAGTTAAGTGATACGCTTAAAAGTGACTTTGACCTCTCGTTGTTACCCGAATTAAGGGCATTGCGGCGCGACGCCAAGGCAATTGACGCGTTGGATATTGTCGCTCAAACCCTGTTACTTGAAGGCCAGATCCGTCAGCAATATGGTGATTATCAACAGAGCCTGATATTACACAACGATGCATTACAGCTGGCTATTAAGCGAAAAGATATGGTTCTGATGGCGCAAAGCCGATTGGCCATTGCCAGGTTAGAAATGGATCTTGAGCGTTATAACTATGCACAGCGCTCTTTGGATGACGTGCACCAGCTGATCACCCAATTGAACAATAATACCCAGACAATGCCTTATGTTGCTCAACTACTGCTTTTAGAACACAGGTTATGGCAAGGATATTTGTATGTGTTGCTTGGTAGCTATCACCAGGCGGTGGCTGTGCTGCATACTGATGATGTGGTGGTCACCGGGGCGCCAGAGCTGGTCGATAAATTGTACCTGGTGCGGGCCTGGGCATTGCTCAAACTTGGCCGTTTTAAGCAGGCACAACCTATCCTCAATCGTGTTGCACAAAGCGACATGCTCATTCGTAATCAAAGAATGAAGATCCGGTTCAAGCTATTACAGTCTATGGCCTGGTTACAGTCGGGCGATTTTCAGCAAACACTGGAAACGGCCATGCCAGCGTTAATGGCAACCTTTGCGACGCGGTTTTTGGAAGAGCAGGCTGAACTGCAGTTTGTGCTGTCCAACGCTTATGTACAGCTGGGAGATTATCAGCAGGCTCACCTATATCTGAAGCGCTATGCACTAACCAAAGATGCACTTAACTTTCAAAAGCGTAACAACAAGTTACTGCAACTGGAATCACAGTACGCACTGGCAACACAAAAGCAGCAACTAAGCCTACTGGAGAAAGACAATGCCTTAAAAGCGCAAGAGATCTTTCGGCACCAACAAATTCTTGAAAATACCCGTCTGGCGCAGCAACGCGGCGCTTTGTTGCTGCTGCTGGCACTGGCATTATTGGGGTTCATATACTGGCGGTGGCAGAATAAGCGTTATTTATCTTTACTTGAAGAGCAGGTGAAGCAAAGAACAGCTGAGCTGGACGAGCGAAATCGCCAGTTGCAAGCGCTGAGTTACTCCGACAGCCTGACCGGTTTGCATAACCGCCATTATTTCTTCAGTGAGGCTGATAATCTCCTGACGCAAGAGCGGAGTGTATCGCACAGTACAATTTTTTGCCTGATAGACATCGACCACTTTAAATTGATTAATGACAGCTATGGTCATGCGACGGGCGATTTGGTGTTACAGCAATTTGCTGAGGTGGTTACAAAGGAGCTCAGAGGCCAGGATGAGCTGATCCGCTGGGGAGGGGAGGAGTTTTTATTGGTGATGCCCCAGACCGATATGACAACCGCACAACAGATAGTTGAGCGGCTTCACAATGCGGTGGCACAGTTTACATTTTGTCAGGACAGTCAGCCGCTGAGCTGCACCTGCTCGATTGGCTTTGCTGCTTTCCCCTTACGTTTGGCCGAGACACAGCTTGGCAGCTGGGAGCAGGTGTTGGAGTTGGCGGATAATTGCTTGTATCGGGCTAAACATGGTGGCCGTAATGCCTGGGTTGGCCTGAACCTGCCGGCCCAGCCGCTGGGTATGACGTTGCAGCAAGTGCAGCAAAATTTGGATGCATTTACCGTAAGCAGTACAAAACTTGCCGGGTAA
- a CDS encoding metal-dependent hydrolase: MTPSGHLMMSWLCGASTVSTKRERILITLAGLSPDADGIGLLADWITGTTRLYHQWHHVLGHNLLFALSIATCASLLAHTGKKCVWLMSFVAIHLHLLTDLTGSKGPDGYQWPIQYFYPFNHAGYTWQGQWALNAWQNHLIWLCLALICIGYIRRCNISFFELFGSKLDEAARRLCTRLLSR; the protein is encoded by the coding sequence ATGACCCCCAGTGGACACCTGATGATGAGCTGGCTATGCGGTGCCAGTACAGTCTCAACGAAACGAGAACGGATACTGATCACGTTAGCCGGCCTATCTCCCGATGCAGATGGCATCGGCCTGCTGGCTGACTGGATCACAGGCACTACGCGTCTCTACCATCAGTGGCATCATGTTTTAGGCCATAACCTGCTGTTTGCGCTAAGTATCGCAACTTGTGCAAGTTTACTGGCCCATACCGGAAAAAAGTGTGTATGGCTGATGTCATTTGTCGCAATCCATTTGCACCTGCTCACCGATCTAACCGGCTCAAAGGGACCGGATGGGTATCAATGGCCAATCCAATATTTTTATCCATTCAATCATGCCGGGTACACCTGGCAGGGCCAATGGGCTCTGAATGCCTGGCAAAATCATCTTATTTGGTTATGCCTGGCACTGATCTGTATCGGATACATACGACGCTGCAACATTTCATTTTTTGAACTGTTTGGTTCCAAATTGGATGAAGCTGCACGCAGGCTGTGCACCAGACTATTGTCGAGATAG
- a CDS encoding cache domain-containing protein, translating to MIRILSAKLGKQTPWFASVFSVFLLLLIVLAVFFFERKLQREVQFEVENQLRQNTAHIAQQFERRYRADLSYLHFLKDTPPFPGIARALKNNGVDPKDNQPIELWKTRIATIFKSLIHNNSELLQLRIIMPDGREFVRVDRRRGKVERIPEAKLQDKSHKDYVQETLNLSEEMHFASRISLNFENNKVQRPFNPVLRIAMPLFDADNDLFGLLVLNSSAWQLIELLNDDTGEYYLTDHQGHYIYGPEPVFHYTRDLARPRLFDDDFRLHSTAKGRVDGAAKHGSSAMQVAIQRELNSGYQGPGHEMFITAIALPQQAGALLNERRLSSYMLLTVVTLVLLLFMGALYFSIVVVSSIRKTRLSMSLLLTGLMSQSSALICS from the coding sequence ATGATAAGGATCCTGTCGGCAAAGCTAGGTAAGCAAACACCTTGGTTCGCGAGCGTGTTCAGCGTATTCTTACTATTGCTGATTGTACTGGCTGTGTTTTTCTTTGAACGTAAGCTGCAACGTGAAGTACAGTTTGAAGTAGAAAATCAGCTCAGACAAAATACCGCGCATATTGCGCAGCAATTTGAGCGGCGCTATCGGGCTGATTTAAGCTACCTACACTTTTTAAAAGATACCCCGCCTTTTCCGGGCATTGCTCGTGCACTGAAAAACAATGGCGTTGACCCAAAGGACAATCAGCCCATTGAACTGTGGAAAACGCGCATTGCCACCATTTTTAAATCCCTTATCCATAATAACTCGGAGTTATTGCAGCTGCGGATAATCATGCCGGATGGACGAGAGTTTGTTCGGGTTGACCGGCGGCGTGGCAAGGTAGAGCGGATCCCCGAAGCCAAACTGCAGGATAAATCGCATAAAGATTATGTTCAGGAAACTCTGAACTTGTCCGAAGAAATGCACTTTGCATCGCGTATTTCCCTGAATTTTGAGAATAACAAAGTGCAGCGTCCGTTCAATCCTGTGCTGCGTATCGCCATGCCTTTGTTTGATGCAGACAACGATCTGTTTGGCTTACTGGTACTTAATTCCAGCGCTTGGCAGCTGATTGAATTACTCAATGATGACACCGGAGAGTATTATCTGACCGATCACCAGGGGCACTATATTTATGGCCCTGAGCCGGTGTTTCATTACACCCGGGACTTGGCCCGGCCACGTTTGTTTGATGATGATTTTAGGTTACACAGCACGGCAAAAGGGCGGGTTGACGGTGCTGCAAAGCATGGCTCTTCGGCAATGCAGGTCGCCATACAGAGAGAGTTAAACAGCGGTTATCAGGGGCCTGGGCACGAAATGTTTATTACCGCTATTGCCTTGCCGCAGCAGGCTGGCGCACTATTAAATGAGCGGCGCTTGTCAAGTTATATGCTTCTGACAGTCGTAACCTTAGTGCTGCTGTTGTTTATGGGGGCATTGTACTTTTCTATCGTAGTCGTGAGCAGTATCAGGAAGACAAGGCTGTCTATGAGTCTATTATTGACGGGGCTGATGAGCCAATCATCAGCTTTGATATGCAGTTGA
- a CDS encoding CHASE domain-containing protein has product MPRQKSWPLWQLLWPLLLVMGLGTLGAWHSHQSHLQGIDTRVNEAVTADLALLTQAVQERMALYRYGLAGLHGAIQTVGAEHFDYERMQRYAGSRYHEREFPGARGVGFIRFVPFENKSVFVQEARQQRPDKQFDIKQLTAHQQSLYVIQFIEPESRNKQAVGLDIGSETMRRVAATDAARRAEVMLTAPITLVQANQKVQHGFLILMPVYTQSDAPDTPEERMLQLAGWSYSPILIDEVLGSLTGIKHNLVIKIKDIDRQASTLFFSRGEAQTQLSQYRGHSVLQLYGRTWRLELSPTADYIQGLGLPSPYRALREAVMITLALMLVVFCVQLLVLRAHQSKAHQLDLSETRERALSEANVVLEQKVQARTAEIEQVGALQRSILDSATYSVVATDVNGIITVFNPAAEKLLGYKAEEMIGKLTPAVFHLELEVAQRAEELSQELDYPVEPGFEAIVAKARLGKNDINNWTYVKKSAQLTPVRLSVSRLQDNRGQLVGFLGVAYDLTEQLEHEQALAEAKKVAEDATRAKSEFLANMSHEIRTPMNGLYGTLQLLSEEPLSCRAKEYLAKATYSAKALITIINDILDFSKIEAGKLTLEIRPFNLSELISHIQTDLQAVASQKGIYLSVTGNFEHVNWEGDAVRVRQILLNLLSNAIKFTQRGGVDLEIEEVQGEPGVVFTVRDTGMGIGKEALERLFQRFEQADKSTTRKFGGTGLGLSITHSLVELMSGSIDVQSMENVGSVFTVFLPLEKSAHAQMNQSEDQVALVELSGVRVLVAEDNEINQLVIRALLDKSNADVVLVANGQEAVTQVNRHCPAFVLMDIQMPVMDGLEACKLIKQQHPTLPVIALTANVLTEDRQKYQHAGFDGYIAKPIEQKVLWQVISECAVQPGNALGRLKSV; this is encoded by the coding sequence GTGCCGCGACAAAAAAGCTGGCCCCTGTGGCAACTGCTTTGGCCTTTGCTGCTCGTAATGGGCCTGGGCACGCTGGGCGCCTGGCATAGCCACCAGTCACATCTGCAAGGTATTGATACACGGGTAAATGAGGCCGTGACAGCCGACTTAGCATTACTCACACAGGCAGTGCAAGAGCGGATGGCGTTGTATCGATACGGTCTGGCTGGTTTACATGGTGCCATCCAAACAGTGGGGGCAGAGCACTTTGACTATGAGCGCATGCAGCGATATGCCGGCAGTCGCTATCATGAACGGGAATTTCCAGGTGCACGGGGGGTTGGTTTTATCCGTTTTGTACCTTTTGAAAATAAATCGGTGTTTGTGCAGGAGGCGCGACAGCAGCGACCAGATAAACAATTTGACATAAAGCAGCTGACGGCCCATCAACAAAGTTTGTATGTTATCCAGTTTATTGAACCTGAATCGCGTAATAAACAGGCTGTAGGGCTGGATATTGGCTCTGAAACAATGCGCCGAGTTGCGGCAACCGATGCAGCCAGACGCGCCGAAGTGATGCTGACGGCACCCATCACTCTGGTGCAGGCCAACCAGAAAGTCCAGCATGGCTTCTTGATTTTGATGCCCGTTTATACCCAAAGCGATGCACCAGATACCCCGGAAGAGCGCATGTTACAACTTGCAGGCTGGAGTTACAGCCCAATACTGATTGATGAAGTGCTGGGCTCATTAACAGGGATTAAACACAATCTGGTAATTAAGATCAAAGACATAGACCGCCAAGCCAGTACATTGTTTTTTAGTCGTGGTGAAGCACAGACACAGCTCAGCCAGTATCGGGGACATAGTGTGCTGCAGTTGTACGGCCGCACCTGGCGGCTCGAACTAAGCCCCACAGCCGATTACATACAAGGGCTTGGGTTACCCAGTCCATACCGGGCACTGCGCGAAGCGGTCATGATCACGTTGGCATTGATGCTGGTGGTGTTTTGTGTGCAGTTGCTGGTATTGCGTGCACATCAGTCTAAAGCACATCAACTGGACTTGTCTGAAACCCGTGAAAGAGCGTTATCTGAAGCCAATGTCGTGTTGGAGCAAAAAGTACAGGCGCGAACCGCTGAAATAGAACAAGTGGGTGCACTACAGCGCAGTATTTTAGATAGTGCGACCTATTCGGTGGTGGCAACCGATGTGAATGGGATCATTACGGTGTTTAACCCAGCGGCTGAGAAACTGCTGGGCTATAAAGCCGAGGAAATGATTGGCAAACTCACACCCGCAGTGTTTCATTTGGAACTGGAAGTCGCTCAACGTGCCGAAGAGTTATCACAGGAATTGGACTATCCTGTAGAGCCGGGTTTTGAAGCCATTGTGGCGAAAGCGCGGCTTGGTAAAAATGACATCAATAACTGGACCTATGTGAAAAAGAGCGCGCAACTCACACCCGTACGCCTGAGTGTATCGCGATTACAGGATAATCGGGGGCAGCTGGTGGGATTTCTGGGGGTCGCGTATGACCTGACAGAGCAACTGGAGCACGAACAGGCTCTGGCAGAAGCCAAAAAAGTGGCAGAGGATGCGACCCGGGCTAAGTCTGAATTTTTGGCCAATATGAGCCATGAGATCCGTACACCCATGAATGGTTTGTACGGCACCTTACAGCTGCTTAGTGAGGAACCGCTGTCCTGCAGAGCGAAGGAATATCTGGCAAAGGCCACCTATTCGGCCAAAGCTTTGATCACCATTATTAATGATATTCTGGACTTTTCCAAGATTGAGGCTGGCAAGCTGACGCTGGAGATCCGGCCGTTTAATCTGAGTGAGTTAATTAGCCATATTCAGACAGACCTGCAAGCGGTGGCCTCTCAGAAAGGGATCTACTTGTCTGTGACGGGCAACTTTGAACACGTTAATTGGGAAGGAGATGCAGTCAGGGTAAGACAAATACTGCTTAATCTGCTTTCTAATGCGATTAAGTTTACCCAACGTGGTGGTGTAGACCTCGAGATTGAAGAGGTGCAAGGTGAGCCTGGCGTGGTATTTACCGTGCGCGATACTGGCATGGGTATTGGTAAAGAGGCACTGGAACGACTGTTTCAACGTTTTGAGCAGGCCGACAAATCAACCACCCGAAAATTCGGCGGTACGGGTCTTGGCCTGTCTATAACGCACTCTCTGGTTGAGTTGATGTCAGGGAGCATTGATGTGCAAAGTATGGAAAACGTGGGTAGCGTGTTTACGGTATTTTTACCGCTTGAAAAAAGTGCTCATGCTCAGATGAATCAGTCAGAGGATCAGGTAGCGCTTGTGGAGCTATCTGGTGTTCGGGTTTTGGTTGCGGAAGACAATGAAATTAACCAGCTGGTGATCCGTGCATTGCTAGATAAAAGTAATGCAGATGTGGTGCTGGTGGCAAACGGGCAGGAAGCTGTCACTCAGGTAAATCGACACTGTCCTGCGTTTGTCTTGATGGATATTCAGATGCCCGTGATGGATGGGCTTGAAGCCTGTAAGTTAATAAAGCAGCAACATCCGACATTGCCAGTGATAGCCCTGACTGCTAATGTGTTAACCGAAGACCGACAAAAGTATCAGCATGCAGGTTTTGATGGCTACATCGCTAAGCCCATTGAGCAAAAAGTGCTTTGGCAAGTGATTTCTGAATGTGCTGTGCAGCCCGGTAACGCGTTGGGTCGGTTGAAATCTGTATAA
- a CDS encoding diguanylate cyclase, producing MFEIVHSIESCTVLVVDDSKLVRKLVSRILKPVCRTVSFESAETALKVCHKIKPDLIVMDINLEGMSGLEACKALKSQPELADIPLLFITSSQEPKVQEKCWDAGAVDFIEKPLVASTLVKRITTHLKYKVQADILTKQSFVDGLTELYNRRFFDIEIDRLLKDSLRRRVPLTLLLIDIDFFKKFNDSLGHLEGDQALKSVTRQVSECARRPVDLVCRYGGEEIAVLLPDTSIHSAQQFASEVVQSIADLAIAHPSSPHRFVTVSVGLSCTGSTKAATPAELIEQADSALYNAKESGRNQYQVCTTVSSS from the coding sequence ATGTTTGAAATTGTACACAGTATCGAAAGTTGTACGGTATTGGTGGTCGACGATTCAAAGTTGGTCCGCAAACTGGTTAGCAGAATACTAAAGCCAGTTTGTCGCACAGTCAGCTTTGAAAGTGCAGAAACAGCGTTAAAAGTGTGTCACAAAATTAAGCCTGACTTAATTGTAATGGATATTAATTTAGAGGGGATGTCAGGGCTTGAAGCATGTAAAGCGCTTAAGTCACAACCCGAACTGGCTGATATTCCACTGCTTTTTATCACCTCAAGCCAGGAGCCAAAAGTACAGGAGAAATGTTGGGATGCAGGCGCTGTAGATTTCATTGAAAAACCGTTGGTTGCCAGTACGCTGGTGAAACGTATTACCACCCACCTAAAGTACAAAGTGCAGGCCGATATCCTGACCAAACAATCCTTTGTTGATGGCCTCACCGAGCTGTATAACCGTCGCTTTTTTGATATCGAAATCGACCGCCTGTTAAAGGACAGTTTAAGGCGCCGCGTGCCCTTGACCCTGTTGCTGATTGATATCGATTTTTTTAAAAAATTTAATGACAGTCTGGGTCACCTGGAAGGGGATCAAGCACTGAAAAGCGTGACCAGGCAAGTATCTGAGTGTGCCCGGCGCCCAGTAGATTTGGTATGTCGCTATGGCGGCGAGGAAATTGCGGTACTGTTACCAGACACGTCAATACACAGTGCGCAACAGTTTGCATCTGAGGTAGTACAAAGCATAGCAGACCTGGCGATTGCTCATCCGTCTTCTCCTCATCGCTTTGTGACTGTGAGTGTGGGCTTGTCTTGTACAGGTAGTACCAAGGCCGCTACGCCCGCCGAACTGATTGAGCAAGCTGACAGCGCGCTGTATAACGCGAAAGAGTCTGGCCGTAATCAATATCAGGTATGTACGACGGTATCGTCTTCATAA
- a CDS encoding M48 family metallopeptidase, whose protein sequence is MIRGYFYQPNSSRVQEAVARLSDSHIVIYVNDESVCESSVETLTVSAHLPGQASELTFTDGARFVPLDVSYRWAFQSGKSSLLATLESNLALIVCALVATPVLLYALLFKLVPGIAVTAVQTMPDAVVEQMGQQSMVLIERTVLSPTELSEEEQAVIEQLWQDTVAQLDLSAQKYRVDVYHSEHFGANAFALPHGQVVVTDELARLLADNPDALRAILLHEIGHVERMHSVRLASQAAVASIAIAMLVGDMDIVAEVVLGSGSALLDLQFSQDMEWEADNYALAQLHRLDYSGEHFAQALESLAGLGETDEQNWLKYLSTHPSLQERIEHARNYTPSP, encoded by the coding sequence ATGATCCGGGGATACTTTTACCAGCCAAACAGCAGCCGGGTGCAAGAAGCCGTTGCCCGGCTCAGCGACAGCCACATTGTCATTTACGTGAACGATGAGAGTGTGTGCGAAAGTTCGGTTGAGACGCTCACCGTTTCGGCTCACTTACCCGGACAGGCCAGTGAGCTGACTTTCACTGACGGAGCGCGCTTTGTGCCGCTGGATGTGTCATATCGTTGGGCATTTCAGTCAGGTAAGAGTTCGCTACTGGCTACTCTTGAGTCCAATCTGGCCCTGATAGTATGTGCCTTGGTAGCGACACCTGTATTGCTCTATGCCTTGCTCTTTAAACTGGTCCCCGGAATTGCGGTGACAGCCGTACAGACCATGCCAGATGCGGTCGTGGAGCAAATGGGCCAGCAATCTATGGTGCTCATTGAGCGTACCGTGTTATCGCCTACTGAGCTCTCAGAGGAAGAACAGGCGGTCATTGAGCAATTGTGGCAAGACACCGTTGCACAGCTTGACCTGTCAGCGCAGAAATATCGCGTTGATGTCTATCACTCTGAGCATTTTGGCGCCAATGCCTTTGCGCTGCCACATGGACAGGTCGTGGTGACCGATGAGTTGGCAAGACTACTGGCCGACAACCCGGATGCGCTCAGAGCTATTTTGTTACACGAGATAGGTCACGTAGAGCGCATGCATAGCGTACGCCTGGCGTCTCAGGCGGCGGTGGCCAGTATTGCCATTGCCATGCTGGTGGGTGACATGGACATAGTTGCTGAGGTGGTTTTGGGGTCAGGCAGTGCTCTGCTGGATCTGCAATTTTCTCAAGATATGGAGTGGGAAGCAGATAACTATGCGCTGGCGCAGCTTCATCGTCTGGACTACAGCGGTGAGCATTTTGCTCAGGCACTGGAGTCACTTGCTGGACTAGGTGAGACAGATGAGCAAAATTGGTTAAAATACCTGTCTACGCATCCCAGTTTGCAGGAGCGCATTGAGCACGCCAGAAATTATACTCCATCTCCTTGA